In Thalassospira sp. ER-Se-21-Dark, one genomic interval encodes:
- the sdhA gene encoding succinate dehydrogenase flavoprotein subunit, with amino-acid sequence MSESYKIIDHNYDVVVMGAGGAGLRATLGTVEAGLKTACITKVFPTRSHTVAAQGGIGASLGNMSEDHWQWHMYDTVKGSDWLGDQDAIEYMCRNAVPAVHELEHYGMPFSRTEDGKIYQRPFGGHTRDHGKAPVERACAAADRTGHAMLHTLYQQCLKHKAEFFVEYIALDLIMDEDGSCKGLVAWDLDTGELHRFNAKMVILASGGYGRAFFSCTSAHTCTGDGHGMVARAGLGLQDMEFVQFHPTGIYGSGCLITEGARGEGGYLTNSEGERFMERYAPTVKDLASRDVVSRGMAQEIRDGRGVGEHGEYIHLHLEHLGSEVLWERLPGITETAKIFAGVDATKEPIPVLPTVHYNMGGIPTNYKGEVLRPTAKDPNAIVPGLMAAGEAACVSVHGANRLGTNSLLDLVVFGRACGMHAAEVVDSKASFKELKTTDGDEAIARFDRLRWAKGSRPTADIRLEMQRVMQGNCGVFRTSEILKEGKDKLSETAKTLPDVGVSDRSLIWNSDLVETLELENLMTCAAATMNSAEARHESRGAHAHEDFPKRDDETWMKHTIATVDTEKGYGVDLTYRPVNNFTLTDEVSYIEPKERVY; translated from the coding sequence ATGAGTGAATCTTATAAAATTATCGACCATAACTACGACGTCGTTGTTATGGGTGCGGGTGGCGCGGGTTTGCGCGCGACACTGGGTACGGTTGAAGCCGGCCTTAAAACCGCATGTATCACCAAGGTCTTCCCGACCCGTTCGCACACCGTTGCTGCCCAGGGTGGTATCGGTGCATCGCTTGGCAACATGTCCGAGGATCACTGGCAGTGGCATATGTATGACACCGTCAAGGGTTCGGACTGGCTCGGTGATCAGGACGCGATCGAATATATGTGCCGTAACGCCGTTCCGGCGGTTCATGAACTTGAACATTACGGCATGCCGTTCTCGCGGACCGAAGATGGCAAAATCTATCAGCGTCCGTTCGGTGGCCACACCCGTGACCACGGCAAGGCGCCTGTTGAACGTGCATGTGCCGCAGCTGACCGTACCGGTCACGCCATGCTGCACACGCTCTATCAGCAGTGCCTGAAGCACAAAGCAGAATTCTTTGTCGAATATATCGCCCTTGATCTGATCATGGACGAAGACGGTTCGTGCAAAGGTCTGGTGGCCTGGGATCTCGATACCGGTGAGCTGCATCGCTTCAACGCCAAGATGGTCATTCTGGCCTCTGGCGGTTATGGCCGTGCGTTCTTTAGCTGCACCTCGGCGCACACTTGCACCGGTGACGGTCATGGCATGGTGGCCCGTGCGGGTCTTGGCCTGCAGGATATGGAATTTGTTCAGTTCCACCCGACCGGCATTTACGGTTCAGGCTGCCTGATTACCGAGGGTGCCCGTGGTGAAGGTGGCTATCTGACCAACTCCGAAGGCGAGCGTTTCATGGAACGTTATGCGCCGACCGTTAAGGACCTTGCATCGCGTGACGTTGTGTCGCGTGGTATGGCACAGGAAATCCGTGATGGTCGTGGTGTTGGCGAGCACGGCGAATACATCCACCTGCATCTTGAACATCTTGGTTCCGAAGTGCTGTGGGAACGTCTGCCGGGTATTACCGAAACCGCAAAAATCTTTGCCGGTGTTGATGCGACCAAGGAACCGATCCCGGTCCTGCCGACGGTCCATTACAACATGGGCGGTATCCCGACCAACTATAAGGGCGAGGTTCTGCGCCCGACCGCCAAAGACCCGAACGCGATTGTTCCGGGCCTGATGGCGGCTGGTGAAGCAGCCTGCGTTTCGGTTCACGGTGCAAACCGTCTGGGTACGAACTCGCTGCTCGACCTTGTTGTGTTTGGCCGTGCATGCGGCATGCATGCCGCCGAAGTGGTCGATTCCAAGGCATCCTTCAAGGAGCTTAAAACCACCGATGGCGACGAGGCGATTGCACGCTTTGACCGTCTGCGCTGGGCAAAAGGTTCGCGTCCGACGGCTGATATCCGTTTGGAAATGCAGCGCGTCATGCAGGGTAACTGCGGCGTGTTCCGGACCTCGGAAATCCTTAAGGAAGGCAAGGACAAGCTTTCTGAAACCGCCAAGACGCTTCCCGACGTCGGTGTTTCGGACCGCTCCCTCATCTGGAACTCGGACCTGGTCGAGACTCTCGAGCTTGAGAACCTGATGACCTGTGCCGCTGCAACCATGAATTCGGCAGAAGCGCGTCATGAATCGCGTGGTGCACATGCCCACGAAGATTTCCCGAAGCGTGATGACGAAACCTGGATGAAGCACACGATTGCGACGGTCGACACCGAGAAGGGCTATGGCGTTGATCTGACCTATCGTCCGGTCAACAACTTCACCCTGACCGATGAAGTGTCGTATATCGAGCCGAAAGAGCGCGTCTATTAA
- the sdhD gene encoding succinate dehydrogenase, hydrophobic membrane anchor protein, producing the protein MKMQSDLGRVRGLGSAKSGSSHWWTQRVTAAANLPLGIWFIVSILAGHTANYDAVHAWLSSYFHSTMMILMIVSVAVHFTHGLQVVIEDYVHNRKAEVISLMLIKAVAAFLSVAAIVSVLRIVFAGA; encoded by the coding sequence ATGAAGATGCAATCCGATCTGGGCCGTGTCCGCGGTCTCGGTTCTGCCAAAAGTGGCTCTTCGCACTGGTGGACCCAGCGCGTTACGGCTGCTGCAAACCTTCCGCTCGGCATCTGGTTCATTGTTTCTATACTTGCCGGGCACACGGCGAATTACGATGCCGTTCACGCTTGGTTGAGCTCGTATTTCCATTCAACCATGATGATCCTGATGATCGTCAGTGTTGCCGTGCATTTCACGCACGGTCTGCAGGTTGTGATCGAAGATTATGTGCATAACCGTAAAGCAGAAGTGATCTCGCTGATGCTGATCAAGGCGGTCGCAGCGTTCTTGTCTGTGGCGGCCATCGTATCAGTCCTGCGTATCGTTTTTGCCGGAGCCTGA
- the sdhC gene encoding succinate dehydrogenase, cytochrome b556 subunit yields MSKANRPLSPHLQVYRLPMTAKMSISFRVMGVGLAIGFVFLASWLIGAGAGREAFNGYHGFFTSWFGLLLLFGWTAAFYYHACNGIRHLVWDTGRGLTNEGAAKGNPIVLGAAVVLTILTWIIGLA; encoded by the coding sequence ATGAGCAAAGCCAATCGGCCGCTGTCTCCGCACTTGCAGGTGTACCGGCTTCCGATGACGGCAAAGATGTCCATCTCCTTCCGCGTGATGGGTGTCGGCCTTGCCATTGGTTTCGTATTTTTGGCGTCCTGGCTGATTGGTGCCGGCGCTGGTCGTGAAGCCTTTAACGGCTATCACGGATTTTTCACCTCGTGGTTTGGTCTGCTGCTGCTGTTCGGTTGGACGGCGGCGTTTTATTACCACGCCTGCAACGGGATCCGTCACCTTGTCTGGGATACCGGTCGCGGCCTGACGAATGAGGGTGCTGCCAAAGGCAACCCGATCGTCCTTGGCGCGGCAGTCGTGCTGACCATTCTCACCTGGATCATCGGTCTGGCCTAA
- a CDS encoding MaoC family dehydratase, with protein sequence MSKTNPGNYFEDFQIGQEIRHATPRTITSGDVALYTGLYGPRFAVQSSDEFAQSIGYKAAPVDDLLAFHMVFGKTVPDVSLNAVANLGYAGGVFGVPVYPGDTVSSVSTVTGIKENSNGKTGVVYVNSVGRNQRGEMVLDYNRWVMVRKRDESAPAPETVLPELPGVVAPEAFQIPVGLDVSGYSTELSGSPHRWDDYYVGEKIDHVDGMTLEEAEHQIATRLYQNTAKVHFDQVAANGGRFGKRLIYGGHIISLCRALSFNGLGNAFRIAAINAGAHANPAFAGDTIFAWSEVLGKFEVPGRRDLGALRLRLVAVRDRQAIDFPLKDADGKYQSDVLLDFDYTVLIPR encoded by the coding sequence ATGTCAAAGACAAACCCGGGCAATTATTTTGAGGATTTCCAGATTGGACAGGAAATCCGCCATGCCACCCCGCGCACAATCACAAGCGGGGATGTTGCGCTTTATACCGGGCTTTATGGCCCGCGCTTTGCCGTGCAGTCGTCTGACGAGTTTGCCCAAAGCATCGGCTATAAGGCCGCGCCCGTCGATGACCTGTTGGCGTTTCACATGGTGTTTGGCAAGACGGTGCCCGATGTGTCGCTGAATGCGGTGGCCAATCTGGGCTATGCCGGGGGCGTGTTTGGTGTTCCGGTCTATCCCGGCGATACGGTCAGTTCGGTTTCGACCGTGACCGGGATCAAGGAAAACTCCAACGGCAAGACCGGTGTGGTGTATGTCAATTCCGTCGGGCGCAATCAGCGCGGCGAGATGGTGCTTGATTACAATCGCTGGGTCATGGTGCGCAAACGTGATGAAAGTGCCCCGGCCCCGGAAACGGTCCTGCCGGAATTGCCCGGCGTTGTCGCGCCCGAGGCGTTTCAGATCCCGGTCGGGCTTGATGTATCGGGCTATTCGACCGAGCTTTCCGGATCACCGCATCGCTGGGATGACTATTATGTCGGCGAGAAGATCGATCATGTCGATGGCATGACCCTGGAAGAAGCCGAACATCAGATCGCAACAAGGCTTTATCAAAACACCGCCAAGGTTCATTTCGATCAGGTCGCGGCCAATGGCGGGCGATTTGGCAAGCGGTTGATTTATGGCGGGCATATCATTTCACTGTGCCGCGCCCTTTCATTCAATGGCCTTGGCAATGCGTTCCGGATTGCCGCGATCAATGCCGGGGCGCACGCCAATCCGGCCTTTGCCGGGGATACGATCTTTGCCTGGTCGGAAGTTCTGGGCAAATTTGAAGTGCCCGGTCGTCGTGACCTTGGCGCGCTTCGTTTGCGTCTTGTGGCGGTGCGCGACCGTCAGGCCATTGACTTCCCGCTTAAGGACGCGGATGGCAAATATCAGTCTGATGTGTTGCTTGATTTCGACTACACGGTGCTGATACCGCGCTGA
- a CDS encoding CoA ester lyase, whose protein sequence is MAAAPRPRRSVLYMPGSNARALEKGRNLPADGLILDLEDAVAPDAKDAARGQIVSALSEGGYGKREIQIRTNGLNTPWGYADIVAASKTSADAILLPKVESADTVRQVANIMEAEGAHAGMTIWCMMETPLAMLNAKEIAGAHPRMGGFVMGTSDLAKDLNCAHTPDRLPMVTSLGLCLLAARAYGLAILDGVHLDLSDDAGFAASCKQGREFGFDGKTLIHPKTIAAANEAFAPAEAEIEWARKIIAAHEEASAAGKGVVVVDGKLIENLHVVSAKKLVAMADLIAEMDAA, encoded by the coding sequence ATGGCTGCTGCCCCACGTCCGCGCCGTTCTGTTTTGTATATGCCGGGTTCCAATGCCCGCGCCCTTGAAAAGGGCAGAAACCTTCCGGCCGACGGGCTTATTCTGGATCTTGAGGATGCGGTGGCCCCCGATGCCAAGGATGCCGCGCGGGGTCAGATTGTGAGCGCGCTTTCCGAGGGCGGCTATGGCAAACGCGAAATTCAGATCAGGACCAATGGCCTGAACACGCCGTGGGGGTATGCAGATATTGTCGCGGCCTCCAAAACATCCGCCGATGCCATTCTGCTGCCCAAGGTCGAAAGTGCCGATACCGTGCGACAGGTCGCCAATATCATGGAGGCCGAAGGCGCGCATGCAGGCATGACCATCTGGTGCATGATGGAAACGCCGCTTGCGATGCTAAATGCCAAGGAAATTGCCGGGGCCCATCCGCGTATGGGCGGGTTTGTCATGGGGACGTCCGATCTTGCCAAGGATCTGAACTGTGCGCATACGCCGGATCGGCTGCCGATGGTGACCAGCCTTGGTCTTTGCCTGTTGGCGGCGCGCGCCTATGGGCTTGCGATCCTTGATGGTGTGCATCTTGATCTGTCTGACGATGCCGGATTTGCCGCATCCTGCAAGCAGGGGCGCGAGTTTGGCTTTGACGGCAAGACGCTTATTCATCCCAAAACCATTGCAGCGGCCAACGAAGCCTTTGCCCCGGCAGAGGCCGAGATCGAATGGGCGCGGAAAATCATTGCTGCGCACGAAGAAGCCAGTGCGGCGGGCAAGGGTGTGGTCGTGGTCGATGGCAAGCTGATTGAAAATCTGCATGTGGTGTCGGCCAAGAAGCTGGTCGCGATGGCAGATTTGATCGCGGAAATGGATGCCGCCTGA
- a CDS encoding HlyD family secretion protein, protein MKNTLLKSLRIGFTALLVLITCVGGWHLYDYYMNEPWTRDGRVSADVISIAPDIGGLVSEVMVKDNQPVKAGDVLFAIDPARYQVAVDQAQAKLENAIAARDQAKREVSRYSELDRDVVSDQKKEQVKTGLATAQADVDLARADLSLAQLNLARTRVVAPVDGVVTNFSLRRGAYVGAGSPIAALVDSSSFYVAGYFEENKLPRIAIGDRVNVMLMGEDQPLHGHVVSIASGIQDSERSGSSAGLAQVKPTFSWVRLAQRVPVRVELEDVPENVRLVAGRSAIVTVEDENAQSSFAGLSPKLLF, encoded by the coding sequence ATGAAAAACACTCTTTTGAAAAGCCTGCGCATCGGGTTTACGGCATTGCTGGTGCTAATTACCTGTGTTGGCGGATGGCATCTGTATGATTATTACATGAACGAACCCTGGACCCGGGATGGCCGCGTGAGTGCCGATGTGATTTCAATCGCGCCTGATATTGGCGGACTAGTCTCAGAGGTGATGGTGAAGGATAACCAGCCGGTCAAGGCAGGTGACGTTCTGTTTGCCATTGATCCGGCGCGCTATCAGGTGGCAGTCGATCAGGCGCAGGCCAAACTTGAAAATGCGATTGCCGCGCGCGATCAGGCCAAACGCGAAGTTTCACGCTATAGCGAGCTTGATCGCGATGTTGTCAGTGATCAGAAAAAGGAACAGGTAAAAACCGGCCTTGCGACTGCGCAGGCCGATGTTGATCTGGCGCGTGCGGACTTGTCGCTTGCGCAATTGAACCTTGCGCGTACCCGGGTTGTTGCGCCGGTGGATGGGGTTGTTACCAACTTCTCGCTCAGGCGCGGGGCGTATGTTGGGGCGGGCAGCCCGATAGCAGCGCTTGTCGATAGCAGCTCGTTCTATGTCGCTGGCTATTTTGAAGAAAACAAATTGCCGCGCATTGCGATTGGCGATCGGGTCAACGTGATGCTGATGGGCGAAGACCAGCCTTTGCATGGCCATGTCGTCAGCATCGCAAGCGGCATTCAGGATAGCGAGCGTTCCGGCAGCTCCGCCGGACTGGCACAGGTCAAACCGACCTTTAGCTGGGTAAGACTGGCGCAGCGCGTTCCGGTCCGGGTCGAACTTGAAGACGTGCCTGAGAATGTGCGCCTTGTTGCCGGGCGCAGTGCAATCGTGACAGTCGAGGATGAAAATGCGCAAAGTAGTTTTGCCGGGCTGAGCCCGAAGCTATTGTTCTAG
- a CDS encoding DUF1656 domain-containing protein translates to MINPTLNLYGLYVPTVLALAIAAWGCLKVTRFGLAQIGFYKITVHPALTDLALYVLILTGLSAVFLK, encoded by the coding sequence ATGATCAATCCGACACTCAATCTATACGGCCTGTATGTTCCGACCGTTCTGGCTTTGGCCATTGCTGCATGGGGGTGCCTGAAGGTCACCCGATTTGGTCTGGCGCAGATCGGTTTTTACAAAATCACCGTTCATCCGGCGCTGACTGATCTTGCGCTTTATGTGCTGATCCTGACCGGGCTTTCGGCCGTCTTTCTGAAATAG